TCCCATAAAGTGCCCACGAAGTTATATTTTCCCCAGCCGGGTAGAAAATCTGGCTTATATAGGCCGCAGGCCAGGATATAAAAGGCAGGGTCGAAGCTGCGGGGTGAGACAGCAGTATGCTGAATATAAGGGCTACAATTATTCCGAATCCGGTTTTTTTAATAAACGAACGCGCTCCCGGAGCAAACCACCATTCCCACCAGGCGTGTTTTGGCTTCTTTGCGCGAATACTTTTAAGGAGCAGGGCTGCAGGCTGTTTTACCTTTCTGGAATTTTCAAGTTTCAGGCACTCTTCGAGCCTTTCGGAAGCTTTTCGGAAGTAATGGACTTTGCAGTAGAAAAGCCCGAGGAAATAAAGGGCATAAGCTCTCAATTCACTGTCTTTTGCTTCCCTGCAAACGGTTGCCTTTTCAAGTTTTCCGGCAGCTGTAAGAAGGGCGTACCTGAAACGTGCGCTGTCTTCATCAAAAAAAGATTCTGCATATATATACCTGCCATATGCATCCCAGAGCATAAGCCTCTGGTTCTCAGTATCAAGAGTAAGAGCCCGCCTGAAGGAATCAAGGGCGTTTTCACATTCCTGTTCTTCAAGTTCTACTCTGCCTTTTAGACTTCTTGAATATGCATTATCAGGGGCTTCCGCAATAGAAGCTTCAAGCTCCTTTAATGCACCTGTGCTGTTCCCAATCATGAAGTAAATCTCTGCAAGCCCGTTTCTGGCATGAATGTTTTTCGGGTTTGCTTCAATTGCTTTCCTGTAAGCTCGAAGGGCTTTCTCCAGTTCTCCCTGCCTTGAAAAGGCAAAACCCAGCAGGCATAAGGAAAGGTCAGAATCACGGTCTTTTAATGTCAATTTCTCCAGAAATTCGGCAGCTTTCCCAAATTCCTCAAGCTTTATAAGTGCAAAGGCTTTCATAACAGAAGCCGGAACATTTTCAGGATCTAAAATAAGGACACTATCGAATTCTTCAATTGCTTTTTTCCATTTTCCGAAGTGCGCAAAAACAATTCCTTTTCCTGAGAACGAAATTTTTCCGTTTCCCGAAACCTTTCGGGCATCCTCAAAGGCTTCAAGGGCATCTTCGTACCTGCCAAGAGCATCAAGGGCAAAACCTTTTGCATTCCTGAGAATTTCCAGTATGGGCTTTTTGCCGGCAGAATTCATGGCAAAATTCATCATCCAGGATTCTTCTACCTTTTTTTCTTCATCCGGATCTCCTTTTCCTTCCGCACCCATGTTTGTGTAAAAAATCTCTTCTGCCTGCTCAAAGAGCACCAGAGCTTCTTCATATCTCTTAAGGCATATTAAGGAAATTCCTTTGTAAACAGCTGGAGTTATATCTTCCGGGCTGTACTCTGCTGCCCTGTCAAAAGCTTTAATAGCTTCTTCGTATTCCCCAAGTTCGGCAAAAGCAAGTCCCCTGCATTTCCATCCCTCAGAGCCTATTTTATTCTCAGATAGCTTTCCTGACAATTCAAGGTATTTTTTAAAAGCGGTCTGGAACTGGTTTTCAAGTGATTCTCCAGAATTCTTTAGTCTGGCTTTAAGCCTGGAAAGGACAATTCCTTTATTGTATCTAGCAGGCAGGCTTTCATAGTCAAGAGTAAGGAGGTTTTCATAAGCTTCCAGGGCTTCCCTGTATTTACCGAGTTTGCAGAGAGCATTTCCCTTCCCATTCCAGGCAAAAGCGTTTTCAATATCGAGGCTCAGAGCCTGTTCAAAAAACTCCAGGGCTCTGGTCAAATCCCCGAGCTCGTAATAGATTTCCCCGATTCCGCTCAGGGTACAGCTATTTTCAGTTCCTAACGCGAGGGCTCTTTCATAAGCCTTCATAGCTTCGTAATATTTCCCGAGGGCAAGGAGGCAGCTTCCCATTCCTCCCCAGCTCTCTGAATTTTCCGTGCCTTCTTTGAGCGTTTTACTGAACGAATCGAGAGCTTTCTGGTAGTTCCCAACAGCCAGAAGAGCTTTTCCCTTATTGATTTTTGCCTCAGTAAGGGAACTGTCTATCTGAAGAACACTTTCAAACTCCAGAAGCGCTTCTCCGCATCTTCCCAGACTCCCCAGCAGCCTGCCTTTTTCCAGCCTGTTTTCTGCGTTCATGGGCTCAAGTATAAGGCTCTTCTCAAAAGCTCCAAGAGCTTCTTCTCTCCTTCCTATGCCTTTCAGAATTTTACCCTGGGTCTCCCATGCTCCTGCGGAAGAGGGTTCAAGTTCAATAGCTTTCTCACACGCTCTCAGAGCTTCTCTTCTCCTGCCCAGGGATAGATACGCTTTTGCCTTTCCCTCCCATGCTCCTGCATGTGAAGGCTCAAGTGCCAGTGTTTTTTCAAACGCTTCCAGAGCCTCCATACATTTTCTCAGAATGTAGAGAGATACCCCCCTGTAGTACCAGGCTCCGGGGTTATCAGGGTTTATTTTAAGAGCTTCTGAAAGAGCTGAGACTGCCTCAGTATGCCTCCAGAGCTGGTTTAAAGCAAGCCCGCTGTAATAGAGTGCTCCTGCGTTTTCAGGATCTCTTTCGATTACTCCTCTGAATGCTTCCAGAGCTTTTTCCGGGAGGTTCAAATACCCCAGAGTAAGCCCCTTAAAGTAGCGGGCCGGGATGTTTTCCGGGTCAAAAGCAAGAGCCTTTTCAAAAGCTTCCAGGGCTTCGTCAGGACGGTCAAGGTATCTGAGTATATTTCCCCTGTACTGCCAGGCAACCGTGTCCTTAGGGGTTATCTCAAGCAGGGCATCAAAAGCCTCGAGAGCTTTTTCAAAATTTTTCTCTGACCCTATAGGATTTTTGAGATTCAAAAGAGCAAGAGCTTTGCTGTACCAGGCTCTGGCGTAAAGAGACTGCATATTCCCCCGGGAGTTCTCTTCTAAAAATATTTGTGTGAAATTATATACGCTCCCGGCTATAAATATGATTGCAGAAAAGAGTTACTGATCTATAATTTGGATTTTTCTGATAAAATGAAATAATAATCAGTATAAAAATTAAAATTCAGCAAAAAAAAGCAAAGACCAGTAATGGATTTAACAATCCTTAAAAATAATAAAAAATAAGTGTTGAAATTAAAAATCAATAGAATAAATTAAAAGTCAGTAGAATAAATAAAAGTCAGTAGAATAAATAAAAGTCAGTAGAATAAATAAAAGTCAGTAGAGTAAATAAAAGTCAGTAGAATAAATAAAAGTCGGTAAAATAAATAAAAACAGACATCTTGAAGTTAAATTCCATTATTTCTTCTTTTCTGGCGGGAGTTTGAATATCAGCCTTACGTTTCTTAAGGTCAGGTTCCTGATGATGAGAGGTTCAGGTCTCAAGCCCTTTATTTTCAGATTTTTTATGTTCGCTTCCTTTATTGTGATGATTTTTGTTTCTGTGTTTTTCTCTGACATGTTACCTCTTTGCTTTCCTGACGTCTCTTAATGTCAGGTTCCTTATAATAAGAGGTTTCGGTCTCAGGCCTTTTACTTTAAGGCTTTTTATGCGAATATTCTTTACTCTGACTATTTTTGTTTTATCTTCCCCAGGCATATTTTATCCCTATCCTTTCCGAAAGCGTCTTTGTTTCCTTAATGTATTTTTTAAGTATAATATTCTGATATATTCCGAAGCAGTTTTCTGCCTCTCTTTTTAAGTCCGGTTTTTTCACAGGTTTTTTCGAGACGGTAAAAATCAGAAATATTACTTCTAATAGAAATTAGCATACAAAATAGATAAAATCTTGCATAAAAGTAGTCCTTAAATCTGATTTATTTATTTTCAATAATGTAATTTTTGGGATTTGAAATTATATAATATTGAAGCAAACTCTGGCTACTTAAGGAAAAACAGAGCCCTGTAATGTCGGAAAAAATCTGAAAGAAATCTGAAAGAAAAAACTGAAAGGTTTCAAAGAGATCCTCAAAAAA
This window of the Methanosarcina mazei S-6 genome carries:
- a CDS encoding tetratricopeptide repeat protein, whose product is MQSLYARAWYSKALALLNLKNPIGSEKNFEKALEAFDALLEITPKDTVAWQYRGNILRYLDRPDEALEAFEKALAFDPENIPARYFKGLTLGYLNLPEKALEAFRGVIERDPENAGALYYSGLALNQLWRHTEAVSALSEALKINPDNPGAWYYRGVSLYILRKCMEALEAFEKTLALEPSHAGAWEGKAKAYLSLGRRREALRACEKAIELEPSSAGAWETQGKILKGIGRREEALGAFEKSLILEPMNAENRLEKGRLLGSLGRCGEALLEFESVLQIDSSLTEAKINKGKALLAVGNYQKALDSFSKTLKEGTENSESWGGMGSCLLALGKYYEAMKAYERALALGTENSCTLSGIGEIYYELGDLTRALEFFEQALSLDIENAFAWNGKGNALCKLGKYREALEAYENLLTLDYESLPARYNKGIVLSRLKARLKNSGESLENQFQTAFKKYLELSGKLSENKIGSEGWKCRGLAFAELGEYEEAIKAFDRAAEYSPEDITPAVYKGISLICLKRYEEALVLFEQAEEIFYTNMGAEGKGDPDEEKKVEESWMMNFAMNSAGKKPILEILRNAKGFALDALGRYEDALEAFEDARKVSGNGKISFSGKGIVFAHFGKWKKAIEEFDSVLILDPENVPASVMKAFALIKLEEFGKAAEFLEKLTLKDRDSDLSLCLLGFAFSRQGELEKALRAYRKAIEANPKNIHARNGLAEIYFMIGNSTGALKELEASIAEAPDNAYSRSLKGRVELEEQECENALDSFRRALTLDTENQRLMLWDAYGRYIYAESFFDEDSARFRYALLTAAGKLEKATVCREAKDSELRAYALYFLGLFYCKVHYFRKASERLEECLKLENSRKVKQPAALLLKSIRAKKPKHAWWEWWFAPGARSFIKKTGFGIIVALIFSILLSHPAASTLPFISWPAAYISQIFYPAGENITSWALYGREYVISVLILSFLLVLPGLSSGSVENGEIEPETLTPPFPDFYIPVSVLEDFTERLEKSLFSTEPMRESIEKLGKF